The DNA region CATCTTTTGTATCTGACAAAGTTGAAAATGTGTAAACTAAATTTTGTAATTCTAATCTATCCTTGATTTCTTGTAACTCATCTGTACTTTTTTTATTAGCTGTATTCTTAGCAAACACTGAAAAACTCAATACCATTAATAATAAAAATATAATTCTTTTTAAATCCATAATAATTCCTCCATATTTTTTGATTAATTTTGATAATTATATTATAATGAAAATAGTAATAATTACAATGGACTGAATATTTCAAAGAATGGATTATGCCACCTTTTTATTAAAATAGTTGCTTTACTTTTAGGAGAAAATTATGACAGAAAATGCTGAAAAAAAAGATTTAAGAGTTATTAAAACTATAAGAATTATAAAAGAAACTTTTAAAAATCTTATCTTAGAAAAAAATTATGAAAAAATCACAATTAAAGAATTAACAGATAGAGCTGAGATTAATAAAAAAACTTTTTACAGATACTATAATTCCCTAGATGATTTACTTTTAGAAACACAAAATGAATTTTCAAAAGAATACATTGAAAGTGTAAAAATGTATGAACTTCCTAATGATTTAGAAAAGATAAACAGAGAATTTTATTTATTTTCAAAGAAACATGGAGAATTTTTTGAAAAAATTACCTGTGATATAAATTATAATTATATAAGACAAAAAATGATAAATAATGTTATGAATTCGACTTGGGAATATTCAGAAAAATTAAAAAACTTGTCCGAATATGAAAAAAATATTTTATTCTCTTATATACAAGCAGCCTCAATTAGTATTTATAAACAATGGGTAAAAGATAAGAAAAAAATTTCTCTTGATAAAATCATAGAATTATCAAATAATTTACTTTGTAGAGGTGTTTTTAGTTTATTTAAAAAGTCATAAAAAAGGAACTATTACAAACTCCTTTCATTTGTAATAGCTCCTTATTTGTTTATTTCAAGTTTTTATCTAAAAAATCTATAATAACTTTCATAACTTCTGGTTGTAACCAATAATCTCCACCATGAGCTGCACCTTTTACAACATACCTTGTTGAATCTATACCTTTTGCAACCAATGCCTTATGTAATTTTTCTGTTTGACTAGGTGAAACTAATTGGTCTTTATCTCCATGTAACAATAAGAATGGAGGGGTATTTTTAGAAATATAAGTCATAGGATTAGCTGCCTTTGCTTTTTCAGGGTTACTATTTATTGAACCACCTACACCAAATAAAGCTACTCCATTTACCCATAATGCTTCTGGTGCTGCTGGTGATTTATGAACTTCTTGAATTTCCTTTGAAAAATCTTCTCCTACTGTTGTTAAATCTGATAATCCATAAATATCTATTGCAGCTTGAACATTGCTACTTTGATTAAGATTGTCTCCTTTGTCAAATTGTCTATATCCATTAGTTGTTCCTGTTATAGCTGATAAATATCCTCCTGCTGATTCTCCCATAATAGCTATTTTATTTTTATCTATTCCATACTTATCTGCATTGGCTCTTAAAAATCTAATTGCAGATTTTACATCTTCAAGAGGTTGAGGGAATACTCCTGTTGGAACTACTCTATATTCTATACTTGCAACCACATAACCTGCTTCTGCTATTTGTAATCTTTGTTGAAGATAATTTGCCTTAGGTCCCATTATGAAACCTCCACCTGTCACAAACACAACTGCTGGTAATTTTTTATCAGTTACTGGCTTTATAATATCCATCTGTAAATTAATACTTTCATTCATCATTCCTAACGGTTGTGAATAAGTAATATTTTGTGTGTAGCTCACTTGTGGTCTAGTAACTTTTACTTCTAAACTTTTACTTTCAGATGTAGCCCCCATCATTGATATACTTCCTAACAAAAATAACCCTAATAAAAATTTTTTCATTTTTTTACTCCTTTATAAAATATAATTAATTATTCATCTTAAATAGAAAAGGTTTAAAATTATCAGGTAAAAAGGAAACTGATATGTTAGCTAATTTTTCTGGTAACATCTCCATATTTGTTGAAAACCAATATAAAAATATATTAAATATTCCTCCAATATGATAATATAGAGAAATTTTTTCCTTATCTGATATTAAATTTTCTTTTTGAGATTTAAAAAAATTGTCATTCAGTTCATTTAAAAAAATATATGAAAGTCCTTGCTCATATATCAATAATAGCTTTTCCTTTTCTAAATAATAATATTCAAGTAGATTTTTTAAATAAGAACTAAAATCTTTAATTTTCCTGTCTTTTATTTTTTCAAAAAATTTAAATAAGATATTATCAAAATAAAATTGTATTATCATTTCTTTAGATTTAAAATTACGATAGTAAGTAGAACGATTTACTCCTGCTTTATCTGTTATTTCTTCTATTGTCAATGTTTCAAAATTCTTCTTTTTCATTAATTGAAGCAAAGCTTCAGTAATATATTCTTTCATCATATAAGTTGTGATATTTCTTCTTCTCATTTAAGCCACACTTCCTTTAAATCGTTGCAGTTATTGTTTCAGATATTGTAAAATATATTTTTTTAATCTATAATAGCGTTAAAGAAATAAATGTTTCTTTAATTATAACATAATTAAATTTTAAATCAAGAAAGGTGTGATAAATATGAATGAAACTAAAAAAATATTTCTAAAAATTATGAATGAAAGTTCTGATATTGCTATTGCAACAAGTGTAGATAATATACCTAATATTAGATATGTAAGTTTTTACTACTCTGAAAAAGAAAATAAAGTTTATTTTATGACTTTTAAAAATAGCCCTAAAACAATAGATTTTGCTAAAAATAACAATGTAACTTTTAGTACAGTTCCTAAAACTGATTATAACTATGTTAAAGCAACTGGTAAATTAAAGAAAAGTGAAAAAACTCCTGATGATTTAAAAGAAGAATTTTGCTCTAAATTACCTGATGCTAAAATGATGATAGAACAAGGAAAAGGCTTTATTGAAGTTTATGAAATAACATTTTCAACAGCTGTAATTTCTATAAATAGAATGAAAACAGAAATAATTAATTTATAAAATTATATAAAATAGATGTAGTTCACTGTTCAAAATAAACTACATCTATTATTTTTATTGTAAACTCTATTTTTTAGGTTGTAACTTTCCATAAAAGTATGAAGCTGTTGCTCCACCATCTATTAAGAAATCACTTCCTGTTATAAAAGAACCTCTGTCACTCATTAATAAATCTGCAAGTTCTGCTATTTCATCTGCAATCCCTACACGTCCTGCTGGAATATTGGCTAGCATATTTTGATAAAATTCAGCTCTTTCACCTGTAAGCTCATCTTTTGCAAGTGGTGTCATAATAATTCCAGGACTTATAGTATTTATTCTTGCTCCTCTTTCTGTCCAATGGTTAGCTTCTGCTTTCACTCTTAGACTATTACCTCTCTTTGAAATTTGATAAGCATGTAAAGTATCTTTTATATTTTTAACTACATCTAAATTTAAAAGTTCATCAACAGAAGCTGTTGCAAGTTCTCTATCTTCTTTTTCAGTCAATGCTGGTAAACGATGCCCTGATTGTGAGGAAATAACCACCCCACTTCCACCTTCTTTTATTATATTTCCAAATTCTTCTAAAATAACTGCTGTTCCATATAAATCTACTTCCAATATTCTTTGGATGCTTGCTTGTGATGGAGAAACACCTGCTGCCTGTATTAAATTTTTTACTTCTCCTTTTTCTTGTGCAAATTTAACTAAATTCTTAATAGATTCTTTTGAACTTATATCAGTAACCATTCCACTTGTTTCATAACCTGAATTTTCTAAAAGTTCTCTAACATTATCAATATTTTTTTGACTATAATCGGCTATAACCAAATGTTTTCCTACTGATATACGACGAGCTATTGCAAGTCCTATTAAGCCTGCTCCAATTAAAACAACTACTTCTTTCTTTTTCATTTTTACTATCTCCATTAAATTTTAAATATTTTTATTAACTTTTAAAGTTTCTATCCATTTTTTTACATCTGCAGCAACTTTATTTTGAGAATTTTGTGTATCTCTTCCTCTAGTTGAAAATGCGTTTTTTACAACATTTCCCTTTGTATATTTTTCAATAGAGTCAACAGTTCCAGAAATTCCACTTCCTTCATTTGTTGAAAAAGGTATTATAGTTTTTCCAGAAAGATTATTTTCATCTAAAAATGTATAAACTGGCATAGGCATATCACCATACCAAATTGGATAGCCTAAAAATACTATATCATAATCTTTCAAATTGTTTACTTTATTTTTTATCTTAGGACGAGCATTGCTATCTTTTTCTTGTTTTGCTTCTTTAACAACATCATCATAGGCTGTTGGATAAGTTTTTACAGGTTCAATTTTAAATAAATCTCCTCCTGTTTCTTTAGCTATCATTTCTGCTAATATTTGTGTATTCCCTTTTTCAACTGTTCCTACACCATAATTTTCTCCTGCTTTTGAAAAATATGCTATCAGTATTTTTTTATCAGCTCCAAAAGCCGTTACTGATGCAATTATACTTAATAGAAATACTGTTAACAAAATATATATCTTTTTCATAGAATTTCTCCTTTCATTTTACATTTTTTTAAGCCCATTCACTTGCCCATTTTTTCAATTCATCTATTTTTACACTATCTGGAAATCTCTTTCCTGCAACTACCTTTGCATTTGGCACAAGAGCTTGCATAATCTTTCCAGATTCTCCTATTGAACTCATTCCAGAAGTAGCAAAAGGAACTATTGTCTTACCATTAAAATCATAACTTTCCATAAATGTATCTATGATAGAAGGTTCTCTATACCACCATATAGGAAAACCTACAAACACAACATCATATTGATTTATATTATTAACCTTTGAAGCAATTTTTGGTCTTGAAGAACGATCATTCATTTCAACAGAACTTCTACTTTTATTATTTTGCCAATTTAAATCCTCATCTGTGTAAGGAACTTCTGGTTTAATTTCAAAAATATCTGCTCCTACTGCTTCTGTAAGTTTTTCTGCTACTTTTTTAGTTACTCCACTAGCACTAAAATATGCTACTAATATTTTACTCATTTCTTCCTCCTTGTTTTAATCAATTAGCTGATTGTAAATGTCTAAGAAAGATTCATCAGCATTAAATTTATTTTTTATTATAATGGTATGTTATAAAAATCATAGTTATAAATAAACCTATCATCATAGCTGGTGGATAAAAGAAAGCTGAAATCAAAAAAGCTATAATTTTTAATATTAAATCATAGGCTAATAAAAGATTTCTTTTTCTTATCTTTTTCACAAATTCTCTATTCCTTCTATTAGATTTATATAATGTACTTCTGTTAATCATATTAGCAGTAGTTACAGCTATTATAACTATACCATAAAATAATTGTGCAGTTGTATTATAGAAGTTTTTAGCAACAATAGAAGTTGAATATGGAAAAAATGAAGAAAAAAATAGTATAAGTATTGTGCACCATACTGTTTTTTTATTTATTTTGTCTACTTCTATCCATTCATTGTGATGATTTACCCACATAGATCCTAACCAAAAAAATGATAGAGCATAAGCAAAAAATCCTTCTTTTATACTTAAAAATCCTCTTAATGAAATTTCATTTGGTTTTTCCAATTCTAACACAAGTATTGTCATAATAATTGCTAAGACTGCATCGAAAAATGCTGTTAATCTTTCTTTTGACATTTTATTTCTCCATTATTTAAGTTTTTCATAGTCTTCTACCACAGGTTCACACCATTCAGTAGATTTATTTTCTCCTGGTACATCAATAGCTAAATGTGAAAACCAACTATCTTTTGTAGCTCCATGCCAATGTTTTACACCAGCAGGGATATTTACCACATCTCCTGGTTGCAAAAGTCTTGCTTCTTTTCCCCATTCTTGATACCAACCTTTACCAGCAACACAGATTAATATTTGTCCTCCACCTTTTTCTGCATTGTGAATATGCCAATTATTACGACAACCTGGTTCAAATGTTACATTAGAAATATGTATTTGAGTTGTTGACAATGGTTTTAAGTAACTTTGTCCTATAAAATATTGTGCATAAGCTTCATTTTTTTCTCCTATACCAAATATTGAATTTTTTAATTCTTCTATTTCCATAATTATTTTACCTCTCTTTTATATTTTGTAATTAACTAAAAATTTTACTGTTTCAGGGTCAAAATGTGATAAGAAAAGACTTTCTTTTTTATCCAATTTTAAAATTTCCTTCATATCATCTTCACTTAACTTAAAATCAAATACAGAAAAATTTTGTATCATTCTTTCTTTTTTTACAGTTTTAGGAATAACTACTACATCTCTTTGAATTAAATATTTAAGTGCCACTTGTGCAGCAGTTTTATTATATTTCTTTCCAATTTCAACTAATGTTTCATTAGTAAAAAGATTATTTTTCCCTTCTGCAAAAGGTCCCCAAGATTCAATTTGAGTTCCATATTCTTTCATTATTTCTTGTGGAATTATTTGTTGGTTAAATACATGAGTTTCAACTTGATTTACCATAGGTTTAATTTCAACAAAATTAACTATATCTACAAACCTATCAGGATAGAAATTACTTACTCCTATTGCTCTTAATTTTCCTGCCTTATAGTATTCTTCCATAGCTCTGTATGTTCCATAATAATCCCCAAATGGTTGGTGTATCAATAACAAATCTATATAATCTGTTTGTAATTTTCTAAGAGATTCATCAATAGAGGCTTTTGCCTTTTCATAACCTGCATTTGAAATCCAAACTTTAGTTGTTATAAAAAATTCTTTTCTATCTATGCCACTTTTTTTAATAGCATTTCCTACTGCTTCTTCATTTCCATAGGCTTGTGCTGTATCTATTGAACGGTATCCAACTTCTATTGCTTCTGAAACAACTCTTTCACATTCTTTCAAATCATCTACTTGATATACTCCAAAACCTAAGATAGGCATTTCAACCCCATTTGATAATTTTACATTTTTCATTTTTGCCCTCCTATTAATCTTTGTAAATTTCTTTTGCTATATTAAATGCTGACCAAGCCTTTGGCCAACCTACATAAAAAGCAATATGTGTAATTATTTCTGCAATTTCTTCTTTTGTTATTCCATTTTCTTTACCTTTTTCAATATGATAAGAAAGTTGTTCTATATTTCCACCTGAAATAAGAGCTGAAATAGTTACTATTGATCTTAGCTTTGCTGATAATTTATCTTCTCTACTCCAAACTTCTCCAAATAACACATCATCATTTACTTCAGCAAACTTAGGTGCAAACTCACCTAAGATATCTCTACCTGCTGTAACTTTTTTCATAGTGATTCTCCTTTCACTTTCTTTTCTAAAGCTCATTAAACATAACAATTAACATAAATTTTTTATTTTAATATTTTAATAAATCTTCAACAATCAAATCTGCTTTTAATCTATTTCTAGTTAATAATTCTCCTATATCACATCTATCTAAAAATTCTTTTTTCAATCCATAATTTAAAACCTTCATATCTGAATTTCCATAGAATCTAGCAATTTTTTCTCCAAAACCTCCATTTAAAACTCCATCTTCAAGAGTTATAACTAAGCTATGATCCTTTTTCAATTCTTCTAATAATTTTTCATCAACACCTGTTATGTACATAGGGTTTATAACTGTTGCTTGTACACCAGTTTTTTCTTGATATAATTTTGCAACCTTTTCTCCTAATTGATAAAAAGTCCCTAAACCTATAATTGCAACTTTTTCTCCTTTTTGATTTACTTCATAAGTATTTAATTTAGAAAAATCTTTTTTAAATTCTTTTCCAGTTGATACCATTTGTCCACCAGGAATACGAATTGCAACTGGATGTTCTTGTTGATTAACACTCCATTCAAGCATAGCAAGATGTTCTTCTTTTGTTGTAGGTGCGAGATAAACTAGATTTGGAATATTTCCCATCATAGCCATATCAAACCAACCTAAGTGAGTAACATCATTCATTCCTATTGCTCCTGCATAATATACAACTATTGTTGCTGGATTATTATTTATACATAAATCTTGTGATAATTGGTCATAAGTCCTTTGTAAAAATGTACTTGCAACACCATAAACTGGTTTTGCTCCTTTAGATGCCATACCTGATGCTATTGCCACAGCAGTTTCTTCAGCTATACCTACATCTATAAATTGAGAGCCTACTTTATCTCTATCTTCTTTTAAAAATCCTAATACACCCGCTGTTGCAGATGTAATTGTTACAACAGTTTTATCTTCTTTCATTTTCTTTACAAGATATTTTTTAGTTACTTCTGTATAATCTTCTGTATCATCCATATATAATGGTTTTCCAGTTTCTATATTAAATGGCATAGTGTAGTGCCAAGGTTCTCTATCTATTTCAGCAAGTTTATATCCTTTACCTTTTTGTGTATGAATATGCACTACTATTGGGTGATTAATATCTTTCACTTTTTTAAATGCTTCTATCAACTCTTCTAAATTATTTCCATCTTTTACAAAAATATAATCTAAGCCCATAGCTTTAAATAAATTGTTTTCAGCTTTACCATCTGTTTCTCTTAGTTGTTTTAAATTTTTATAAAGCCCTCCATGTACTTCAGATATTGACATATCATTGTCATTTGCAACAATAATTAGATTACTTTTTAATTCTCCTCCTGCAAAATCTAAACCTTCAAGAGCTTCTCCTCCACTTAGTGAACCATCTCCTATTATTGCAACAACATTTCCACTTTCACCTTTTACATCTCTAGCTTTTGCAAGTCCTATTGCTAAACTTACTGATGTTGAAGTATGTCCTAAGATAAAATGGTCATGTTCACTTTCATTTTGATTGCTATATCCTGTTACATCATCATAATGAGCTTCATCTGTAAATGCTTGTCTTCTTCCAGTTAACATTTTATGTGGATATGATTGGTGAGATACATCAAATACAAATTTATCTTTTGGTGAATCAAAAATATAATGTAAAGCTATTGTTGCTTCAACTATTCCTAAATTTGGACCAAAATGTCCTCCATGTTTAGCATCTCTTGTTATTATTGCTTCTCTAATTTCTTTTGCTAAGACTTTCATTTCTTCAATACTTAATTTTTTTACATCCTTTGGTGAATTAATTTTTTCTAAATACATTTTATTTTTCCTCCTAATTTTTATCCCAAGTTAATTTTCCTGTTTCAACTGCAATTTCATATTTTGCAATTTTATAATTTAATTTTTCTAATGTCTTTTCTATTTGTCTTCTTTGTTCTAACAATTTTTCTCTCTGCTCTTTTAAAAGTTCACATCTTGCTTCAATTGTTGAATCTCCTTGTTGATATAGATTTAAATAATCTATCATCACTTTTACTGGCAAACCTGCACTTCTCATGCAAGTTGCAAGTTTTACCCAACCTATATCCTCTTCTTGATAATCTCTAATTCCTCCTTCTGTTCTTGTAACTGGTGGAATCATACCAACTTTTTCATAATATCTAAGTGTATCTTGTGTAATTCCTAATTGTTCACTTACTTCTTTTATTGTCATTCTAGTCTTTCCTCCAACCACTTCTTAATTTGTTTTTCTGATTTATTTACCTCTGAACCATTTATTGCCAAACCCTTTAACACTTCTGCATCACCTACTATTTTTTTTATATCACTTTCACTTTTTCCTAACCCACTTCCTTCATGTGTACAAAATGATAAAATTTTTTTATTGTTAAAATCTTTTCCTTCAAGGAAAGTCCACACTGGCATAGGCATTGTTCCCCACCAATTTGGATAACCTATAAATATTATGTCATATTCTTTAATATCTATATCTTGTTTTAATTTAGGTCTTGAGTTCTCTCTAAGTTCTTTCTTTGCGATTTCAATACAGTCATCATATTTGATAGGATATTTTTTATCAGCTACTATTTCAAATATATCTGCATCTACTATATTAGAAATTGTTTCAGCTACAACCTCTGTATTACCTTTTTCTAAATTTACAATTCTTCCTTTTGAATAATTTTCTCCTTTATGAGAGAAATATACAACTAATTTTTTACTCATAATAGCCTCCTTTTTTAGAACATCTTTATTCTAAACTATGGAGTTGACTCTAAGTCAAGGAAAATTTTAAAAATTTTATAATTTTTTTATTTTTTATTGATTTTTCAATATAAAATGTTATATTATAATAAATATAGAGATTATAATTAGAAATTGAAAAGGTGAAATTATGTTGAGAAAAGAAAAAATATTTTTATTTTTAGTTTTATTACTAGCTATTATTAGAGGGAGTTCATATATTTTTATTAAAAATATCATAGCTATTCAATCTCCTTTTGAAATTATATTTTTTAGATTTTTTTTAACTGGAATTATTTTGTTAATCTTTTATATCAAGGATTTCAAAAAATTAAATTCTTATGATTTTATTTTTGGTTTACTAGCTGGAATATTTTTATTTTCTGCTTTTGCTTTTCAAACCTATGGTTTAAAATATACCACTGTTTCTAAACAATCTTTTTTAACTTCTCTTTACATAATTATTATTCCTTTACTTGATTTTATTTTTTTCAAAAACAAAATTAAAAAAAATGTTATTGCCTTATTTTTTCTTATATTGATTGGATTGTTTTTTATTTCTTTTAAAGACTTCAAAAACTTTGAAATTTCTCTAAATTTTGGAGATATCTTAACTCTATTGTGTGCTTTGGGCTTTGCTTTAAATATACTATTATTTTCTAAAATAAAAAAATTTGATATAAATGTTATAAATATAACAGTAGTACAAATGTTGACAATAGGTATTTTAGCATTTATTTTTCAAATAATTTTTGAAAGAAAAGTTATTAATTTTTCTATGAATTTTTCGTTGCTTTATTTAATACTAATATGTACTATGTTGAATTTTACAGTTCAAAATATCTCTCAAAAATATGTTCCTGCTCATATTATGGGGTTAATCCTATCACTTGAAGCAATTTTTGGAACAGTCTTTGCTTTAATTTTTTTAAATGAAACTATTAATCAAAATTTTATAATTGGAACTATTTTAATTGCTGTTGCTGTAATTTTGATACAATATTTTGAAAACAAAAGAGGTGATTAAATGTTTCCAAATGTTTTAGACGATGCTTTTGTATATTTCTATACCCAAAAAGATAATTATGGAAGTGTTTCCTATGATAATGGAAAAATAGAATATATCCATTATCTTGCTATTTGTTCTTATGATAACAATGAATATTACTTATTCCATTGTAACAATAAGTTTGAAGTTATTGCTGATTATCTATTTGATAGTATTGAAGAATGTAAGAATATAGCAAGTAAAAGTAAAAAAGGGGTTGTTGTAAAACAAATTTAAAACAACTCCTTAAAATTCATAATGTTTCCACATACTAATAATATTTATCCTTTTTTCTTTTTCAATAACTTCATACACTAATCTATGTTGTTTATTAATTCTTCTTGAATAATAACCTTTAAGATCTCCTATCAAAACTTCATAAGGAGGAGGAGTTTGAAAAGGATTTTTTTTGATAAGATTTATTAACTTATCTACATTCTTTTTTAATGCAGGAAACTGTTTAATATTTTCTTTATCTTTACTCGCTTTCTTTAAAATATAAACTTCATATTCTTCTACCATTCAAATACCTCATAA from Fusobacterium simiae includes:
- a CDS encoding cupin domain-containing protein: MEIEELKNSIFGIGEKNEAYAQYFIGQSYLKPLSTTQIHISNVTFEPGCRNNWHIHNAEKGGGQILICVAGKGWYQEWGKEARLLQPGDVVNIPAGVKHWHGATKDSWFSHLAIDVPGENKSTEWCEPVVEDYEKLK
- a CDS encoding Txe/YoeB family addiction module toxin; protein product: MVEEYEVYILKKASKDKENIKQFPALKKNVDKLINLIKKNPFQTPPPYEVLIGDLKGYYSRRINKQHRLVYEVIEKEKRINIISMWKHYEF
- a CDS encoding TetR/AcrR family transcriptional regulator gives rise to the protein MTENAEKKDLRVIKTIRIIKETFKNLILEKNYEKITIKELTDRAEINKKTFYRYYNSLDDLLLETQNEFSKEYIESVKMYELPNDLEKINREFYLFSKKHGEFFEKITCDINYNYIRQKMINNVMNSTWEYSEKLKNLSEYEKNILFSYIQAASISIYKQWVKDKKKISLDKIIELSNNLLCRGVFSLFKKS
- a CDS encoding MerR family transcriptional regulator: MTIKEVSEQLGITQDTLRYYEKVGMIPPVTRTEGGIRDYQEEDIGWVKLATCMRSAGLPVKVMIDYLNLYQQGDSTIEARCELLKEQREKLLEQRRQIEKTLEKLNYKIAKYEIAVETGKLTWDKN
- a CDS encoding alpha/beta hydrolase, whose product is MKKFLLGLFLLGSISMMGATSESKSLEVKVTRPQVSYTQNITYSQPLGMMNESINLQMDIIKPVTDKKLPAVVFVTGGGFIMGPKANYLQQRLQIAEAGYVVASIEYRVVPTGVFPQPLEDVKSAIRFLRANADKYGIDKNKIAIMGESAGGYLSAITGTTNGYRQFDKGDNLNQSSNVQAAIDIYGLSDLTTVGEDFSKEIQEVHKSPAAPEALWVNGVALFGVGGSINSNPEKAKAANPMTYISKNTPPFLLLHGDKDQLVSPSQTEKLHKALVAKGIDSTRYVVKGAAHGGDYWLQPEVMKVIIDFLDKNLK
- a CDS encoding flavodoxin; its protein translation is MKKIYILLTVFLLSIIASVTAFGADKKILIAYFSKAGENYGVGTVEKGNTQILAEMIAKETGGDLFKIEPVKTYPTAYDDVVKEAKQEKDSNARPKIKNKVNNLKDYDIVFLGYPIWYGDMPMPVYTFLDENNLSGKTIIPFSTNEGSGISGTVDSIEKYTKGNVVKNAFSTRGRDTQNSQNKVAADVKKWIETLKVNKNI
- a CDS encoding 1-deoxy-D-xylulose-5-phosphate synthase, with product MYLEKINSPKDVKKLSIEEMKVLAKEIREAIITRDAKHGGHFGPNLGIVEATIALHYIFDSPKDKFVFDVSHQSYPHKMLTGRRQAFTDEAHYDDVTGYSNQNESEHDHFILGHTSTSVSLAIGLAKARDVKGESGNVVAIIGDGSLSGGEALEGLDFAGGELKSNLIIVANDNDMSISEVHGGLYKNLKQLRETDGKAENNLFKAMGLDYIFVKDGNNLEELIEAFKKVKDINHPIVVHIHTQKGKGYKLAEIDREPWHYTMPFNIETGKPLYMDDTEDYTEVTKKYLVKKMKEDKTVVTITSATAGVLGFLKEDRDKVGSQFIDVGIAEETAVAIASGMASKGAKPVYGVASTFLQRTYDQLSQDLCINNNPATIVVYYAGAIGMNDVTHLGWFDMAMMGNIPNLVYLAPTTKEEHLAMLEWSVNQQEHPVAIRIPGGQMVSTGKEFKKDFSKLNTYEVNQKGEKVAIIGLGTFYQLGEKVAKLYQEKTGVQATVINPMYITGVDEKLLEELKKDHSLVITLEDGVLNGGFGEKIARFYGNSDMKVLNYGLKKEFLDRCDIGELLTRNRLKADLIVEDLLKY
- a CDS encoding aldo/keto reductase, coding for MKNVKLSNGVEMPILGFGVYQVDDLKECERVVSEAIEVGYRSIDTAQAYGNEEAVGNAIKKSGIDRKEFFITTKVWISNAGYEKAKASIDESLRKLQTDYIDLLLIHQPFGDYYGTYRAMEEYYKAGKLRAIGVSNFYPDRFVDIVNFVEIKPMVNQVETHVFNQQIIPQEIMKEYGTQIESWGPFAEGKNNLFTNETLVEIGKKYNKTAAQVALKYLIQRDVVVIPKTVKKERMIQNFSVFDFKLSEDDMKEILKLDKKESLFLSHFDPETVKFLVNYKI
- a CDS encoding flavodoxin encodes the protein MSKILVAYFSASGVTKKVAEKLTEAVGADIFEIKPEVPYTDEDLNWQNNKSRSSVEMNDRSSRPKIASKVNNINQYDVVFVGFPIWWYREPSIIDTFMESYDFNGKTIVPFATSGMSSIGESGKIMQALVPNAKVVAGKRFPDSVKIDELKKWASEWA
- a CDS encoding DMT family transporter — encoded protein: MLRKEKIFLFLVLLLAIIRGSSYIFIKNIIAIQSPFEIIFFRFFLTGIILLIFYIKDFKKLNSYDFIFGLLAGIFLFSAFAFQTYGLKYTTVSKQSFLTSLYIIIIPLLDFIFFKNKIKKNVIALFFLILIGLFFISFKDFKNFEISLNFGDILTLLCALGFALNILLFSKIKKFDINVINITVVQMLTIGILAFIFQIIFERKVINFSMNFSLLYLILICTMLNFTVQNISQKYVPAHIMGLILSLEAIFGTVFALIFLNETINQNFIIGTILIAVAVILIQYFENKRGD
- a CDS encoding flavodoxin; translation: MSKKLVVYFSHKGENYSKGRIVNLEKGNTEVVAETISNIVDADIFEIVADKKYPIKYDDCIEIAKKELRENSRPKLKQDIDIKEYDIIFIGYPNWWGTMPMPVWTFLEGKDFNNKKILSFCTHEGSGLGKSESDIKKIVGDAEVLKGLAINGSEVNKSEKQIKKWLEERLE
- a CDS encoding TetR/AcrR family transcriptional regulator, whose product is MRRRNITTYMMKEYITEALLQLMKKKNFETLTIEEITDKAGVNRSTYYRNFKSKEMIIQFYFDNILFKFFEKIKDRKIKDFSSYLKNLLEYYYLEKEKLLLIYEQGLSYIFLNELNDNFFKSQKENLISDKEKISLYYHIGGIFNIFLYWFSTNMEMLPEKLANISVSFLPDNFKPFLFKMNN
- a CDS encoding carboxymuconolactone decarboxylase family protein — its product is MKKVTAGRDILGEFAPKFAEVNDDVLFGEVWSREDKLSAKLRSIVTISALISGGNIEQLSYHIEKGKENGITKEEIAEIITHIAFYVGWPKAWSAFNIAKEIYKD
- a CDS encoding SDR family oxidoreductase codes for the protein MKKKEVVVLIGAGLIGLAIARRISVGKHLVIADYSQKNIDNVRELLENSGYETSGMVTDISSKESIKNLVKFAQEKGEVKNLIQAAGVSPSQASIQRILEVDLYGTAVILEEFGNIIKEGGSGVVISSQSGHRLPALTEKEDRELATASVDELLNLDVVKNIKDTLHAYQISKRGNSLRVKAEANHWTERGARINTISPGIIMTPLAKDELTGERAEFYQNMLANIPAGRVGIADEIAELADLLMSDRGSFITGSDFLIDGGATASYFYGKLQPKK
- a CDS encoding pyridoxamine 5'-phosphate oxidase family protein, yielding MNETKKIFLKIMNESSDIAIATSVDNIPNIRYVSFYYSEKENKVYFMTFKNSPKTIDFAKNNNVTFSTVPKTDYNYVKATGKLKKSEKTPDDLKEEFCSKLPDAKMMIEQGKGFIEVYEITFSTAVISINRMKTEIINL
- a CDS encoding TMEM175 family protein; amino-acid sequence: MSKERLTAFFDAVLAIIMTILVLELEKPNEISLRGFLSIKEGFFAYALSFFWLGSMWVNHHNEWIEVDKINKKTVWCTILILFFSSFFPYSTSIVAKNFYNTTAQLFYGIVIIAVTTANMINRSTLYKSNRRNREFVKKIRKRNLLLAYDLILKIIAFLISAFFYPPAMMIGLFITMIFITYHYNKK